The following are from one region of the Parus major isolate Abel unplaced genomic scaffold, Parus_major1.1 Scaffold955, whole genome shotgun sequence genome:
- the LOC107199531 gene encoding interleukin-20-like produces MRGSPLFLCLFSVSCWVNLMPTAGDKIFHFGACRVSISMTEIRAGFTAIKANIQSRDPIRTLSILSHPHSLHKVKSSDRCCITHQLFTFYVDKVFKHCRTEDSFVNRKISSIANSFLSVRRKLEQCREKNNCVCGEESTEKFKQILANYEGLNVTSAAMKSLGELDILLDWMEKSH; encoded by the exons atGAGAGGATCCCCCTTGTTCCTCTGCCTCTTCTCCGTGTCCTGCTGGGTGAATTTGATGCCGACAGCTGGGGACAAAATCTTCCACTTTGGAGCCTGCAGGGTTTCCATAAGCATGACAGAGATCAGGGCTGGCTTCACAGCAATTAAAGCCAATATT CAATCCAGAGACCCCATCCGGACCCTGAGCATCCTGTCCCACCCTCACTCCCTGCACAAGGTCAAG TCTTCAGACAGATGCTGCATCACACACCAGCTCTTCACCTTCTACGTGGACAAAGTTTTCAAGCACTGCAGGACCGAGGACTCGTTTGTGAACAGGAAAATCAGCAGCATCGCCAACTCCTTCCTCAGTGTGAGGAGGAAGCTCGAGCAGTGT CGTGAGAAGAATAactgtgtgtgtggggaggaaTCCACGGAGAAATTCAAGCAAATACTTGCAAACTATGAAGGG CTGAATGTCACATCTGCAGCCATGAAATCCCTGGGGGAGCTGGACATCCTCTTGGACTGGATGGAGAAATCTCATTAG